A region from the Paenibacillus humicola genome encodes:
- a CDS encoding ankyrin repeat domain-containing protein — MDQIMDDRTADESLAESFPAAVRALKTGDTERLKRLLTDRPALAAIRSMQGRTLLHHLCDWPGHYPGQLESARALIAAGADVNARAIDPERGETALQWAASNDDAAMAELLIDAGTPVDGLNGDGRPLAQSIWYGCPQVTELLLRRGAALDLELAAAVGRVDLLPGFFGAHGELLPAAGRHHEPINDSLRSERPCDERVEQALVYAVLGGSAEAAAWLLARGADVNARPSGFGRIRAAALHWAAGGIGARSASEAADEESGIRMAELLLDHGADTGLTDSQFGATPLGWADHFQRRGIASLLQERGAVR, encoded by the coding sequence ATGGATCAGATCATGGACGACCGGACAGCGGACGAATCGCTGGCGGAAAGCTTTCCGGCGGCGGTCCGGGCCTTGAAAACGGGGGACACGGAACGATTAAAAAGGCTCCTGACCGACCGGCCGGCACTTGCAGCCATTCGCTCGATGCAGGGGCGGACGCTGCTGCATCACCTGTGCGACTGGCCCGGGCATTACCCCGGGCAGCTGGAGTCGGCCCGGGCGCTGATCGCCGCGGGGGCCGACGTCAACGCCCGCGCGATCGATCCGGAACGGGGCGAGACAGCTTTGCAGTGGGCGGCGAGCAATGATGACGCCGCCATGGCGGAGCTGCTGATCGACGCCGGAACGCCGGTCGACGGCTTGAACGGCGACGGCCGGCCGCTCGCGCAGTCGATCTGGTACGGCTGCCCGCAGGTGACGGAGCTGCTGCTGCGCAGAGGCGCGGCGCTTGATCTGGAGCTTGCCGCGGCGGTCGGCCGGGTAGATTTGCTGCCCGGTTTTTTTGGCGCACACGGGGAACTGCTCCCGGCAGCAGGCAGGCATCACGAACCGATCAACGACTCCCTCCGGTCTGAACGGCCGTGCGATGAGCGGGTGGAGCAGGCGCTCGTATACGCGGTGCTTGGCGGGAGCGCGGAAGCCGCCGCGTGGCTGCTGGCCCGCGGCGCGGATGTGAACGCCCGGCCTTCGGGCTTCGGCCGTATCCGGGCGGCGGCGCTGCATTGGGCTGCCGGCGGCATCGGCGCGCGCAGCGCTTCCGAAGCCGCTGACGAGGAATCCGGCATCCGGATGGCGGAGCTGCTGCTCGACCACGGCGCCGACACGGGGCTGACCGATTCGCAATTTGGCGCAACGCCGCTCGGATGGGCTGACCATTTCCAGCGGCGCGGGATCGCCAGTCTGCTGCAGGAGCGCGGAGCGGTCCGGTAA